Proteins encoded by one window of Halobaculum halobium:
- a CDS encoding alpha/beta hydrolase, with translation MNVTVHGPAAGDPLLFVMGWGNTADQPAVRWLLDTLAGAGFRTRAIEIPTNVTSFEEEYLAPLADAVADGPTPERVLTHSTGGLIAAHAVGAGVLPERVVHLSPWWGLNPSQRLPFRVLGALPTSRALVSVEPDRETLGDLAAPDARDPIGLSPSFVREIRRAQSSLPSAADGAVAFCTLTDGLVGVDAIGERLPADRIRLYDGGHECFASTGRESVVADAVTALRDGPSALR, from the coding sequence GTGAACGTCACCGTCCACGGCCCCGCCGCAGGCGACCCGCTGTTGTTCGTGATGGGGTGGGGAAACACGGCCGACCAGCCCGCGGTGCGGTGGCTGCTCGACACGCTCGCGGGCGCCGGGTTTCGGACCCGTGCGATAGAGATCCCGACGAACGTGACGAGCTTCGAGGAGGAGTACCTCGCCCCGCTCGCCGACGCGGTCGCGGATGGACCGACTCCCGAACGCGTCCTCACACACAGCACCGGGGGCCTGATCGCCGCGCACGCCGTCGGCGCCGGAGTGCTGCCCGAACGGGTCGTCCACCTCAGTCCGTGGTGGGGCCTCAATCCGAGCCAACGGCTCCCGTTTCGCGTGCTCGGGGCGCTCCCGACGAGCAGAGCCCTCGTCTCGGTCGAACCGGACCGCGAGACGCTCGGGGACCTTGCTGCGCCCGACGCACGCGACCCGATCGGACTCTCCCCGTCGTTCGTGCGCGAGATTCGTCGTGCGCAGTCGTCGCTGCCGTCTGCGGCCGACGGAGCGGTCGCGTTCTGCACGCTGACGGACGGGCTCGTGGGCGTCGACGCGATCGGCGAGCGGCTGCCGGCCGACCGGATCCGGCTGTACGACGGGGGCCACGAGTGCTTCGCCTCGACCGGCCGAGAGTCGGTCGTCGCGGACGCGGTCACCGCGCTTCGCGACGGCCCGAGCGCGCTTCGATAA
- the dnaK gene encoding molecular chaperone DnaK, which translates to MATNKILGIDLGTTNSAFAVMEGDDPEIIVNGEGDRTTPSVVAFTDDGERLVGKPAKNQAVQNPDRTIQSIKRHMGDEDYAVDIDGEDYTPQQISAMILQKIKRDAEEYLGDDVEKAVITVPAYFNDKQRQATKDAGEIAGFEVERIVNEPTAASMAYGLDDESDQTVMVYDLGGGTFDVSVLDLGGGVYEVVATNGDNDLGGDDWDEAIIDHLADEFQNDHGIDLREDRQALQRLKDAAEEAKIELSSRKQASVNLPFITATDSGPVHLETEITRATFESISEDLIERTVGPTEQALADAGYDADDIDEVILVGGSTRMPQVQEKVEEILGTEPKKNVNPDEAVALGAAIQGGVLSGDVDDLVLLDVTPLSLGIEVKGGLFERLIDKNTTIPTEESKIFTTAAANQTSVQVRVFQGEREIAEENELLGEFQLTGIPPAPAGTPQIEVSFNIDENGIVNVEAEDQGSGNAESITIEGGAGLSDDQIEQMQEEAEQHAEEDEERRRRIEARNEAESAVQRAETLLEENEEEIDEDLESDIREEIEALEETLADEDAETEELEDATESLSEALQEIGKQMYQQQAQAGPGGAGGPEGAAGAGPGGMGGMGGMGGQGPGGAADAEGDEEYVDADFEDVDEDEDE; encoded by the coding sequence ATGGCGACTAACAAGATCCTCGGAATCGACCTCGGGACCACGAACTCCGCGTTCGCGGTGATGGAGGGGGACGACCCCGAGATAATCGTGAACGGCGAGGGCGACCGAACGACGCCGTCGGTGGTCGCGTTCACCGACGACGGCGAGCGACTCGTCGGCAAGCCCGCGAAGAACCAGGCCGTGCAGAATCCGGACCGCACGATCCAGTCGATCAAGCGGCACATGGGCGATGAGGACTACGCCGTCGACATCGACGGCGAGGACTACACGCCCCAGCAGATCTCGGCGATGATCCTCCAGAAGATCAAGCGCGACGCCGAGGAGTACCTCGGCGACGACGTGGAGAAGGCGGTCATCACGGTCCCCGCCTACTTCAACGACAAGCAGCGCCAGGCGACGAAGGACGCCGGCGAGATCGCCGGCTTCGAGGTCGAACGCATCGTCAACGAGCCGACCGCCGCGTCGATGGCGTACGGCCTCGACGACGAGTCCGACCAGACCGTCATGGTGTACGACCTCGGGGGCGGCACCTTCGACGTGTCCGTCCTCGACCTGGGCGGCGGCGTGTACGAGGTCGTCGCCACGAACGGCGACAACGACCTCGGCGGCGACGACTGGGACGAGGCGATCATCGACCACCTCGCCGACGAGTTCCAAAACGACCACGGCATCGATCTGCGCGAGGACCGCCAGGCGCTCCAGCGCCTGAAAGACGCCGCCGAGGAGGCGAAGATCGAGCTCTCCTCGCGCAAGCAGGCCAGCGTCAACCTCCCGTTCATCACGGCGACCGACTCCGGCCCGGTCCACCTCGAAACCGAGATCACCCGCGCGACGTTCGAGAGCATCTCCGAAGACCTCATCGAGCGCACCGTCGGCCCGACCGAGCAGGCGCTCGCGGACGCCGGCTACGACGCCGACGACATCGACGAGGTCATTCTCGTCGGCGGCTCCACCCGGATGCCGCAGGTCCAGGAGAAGGTCGAGGAGATCCTCGGCACCGAGCCGAAGAAGAACGTCAACCCCGACGAGGCGGTCGCGCTGGGCGCGGCTATCCAGGGCGGCGTCCTCTCGGGCGACGTGGACGACCTCGTGCTGCTCGACGTGACGCCCCTCTCGCTGGGGATCGAGGTGAAGGGCGGGCTGTTCGAGCGTCTCATCGACAAGAACACCACCATTCCGACCGAGGAGTCGAAGATCTTCACCACCGCGGCCGCGAACCAGACCTCGGTGCAGGTTCGCGTCTTCCAGGGCGAGCGCGAGATCGCCGAGGAGAACGAGCTGCTCGGGGAGTTCCAGCTCACCGGCATCCCGCCGGCGCCCGCGGGCACCCCGCAGATCGAGGTGTCGTTCAACATCGACGAGAACGGCATCGTGAACGTCGAGGCCGAAGACCAGGGCTCGGGCAACGCCGAGTCGATCACCATCGAGGGCGGCGCCGGCCTCTCCGACGACCAGATCGAGCAGATGCAGGAGGAGGCCGAGCAGCACGCCGAGGAGGACGAGGAGCGTCGCCGCCGCATCGAGGCCCGCAACGAGGCCGAGAGCGCGGTCCAGCGCGCCGAGACCCTGCTCGAGGAGAACGAGGAGGAGATCGACGAGGACCTCGAATCTGACATCCGCGAGGAGATCGAGGCGCTGGAGGAGACGCTCGCCGACGAGGACGCCGAGACCGAGGAACTCGAGGACGCGACCGAGAGCCTCTCGGAGGCGCTTCAGGAGATCGGCAAGCAGATGTACCAGC